The DNA sequence GCGATCTCGGTTTCGCTGGCGCTCGGCGGTTCGGGCGGCAGCGGCAACACCGGCGCCGCGGCGACCGCCGGCAACAGCGGTATCGTCACCACGGCGGGCGAAGGCGCCTATGCGCTTGTCGCGCAATCGGTCGGCGGCGGCGGCGGCATCGGCGGCGATTCGACCGCCGCCTCCTATTCGGGCGGCGACAGCCCGGGCCTGACGGTGTCATTCTCGGTCGCGGTCGGCGGCTCGGGCGGCACCGGCGCCACCGGCGGCACCGCCAGCGCCAACAACGGCGGATTGCTCCTCACCTATGGCGCCGATGCCTATGGCGTGTTCGCGCAGAGTGTCGGCGGCGGCGGCGGTGCCGGCGGCAGCGGCGATTCCAGCGCCACTGCCAGCAAGGCGCCGGCAAGCTTTGCGGCGTCGCTTGCGGTCGGTGGCCGCGGCGGCAGCGGCGGCCATGGCGGCATCGTCGATGCGGTCAGCGGCGGCGGCATCGCCACCAATGGCGACGGCGCCGATGGCGTCTTCGCCCAGTCGGTCGGCGGCGGCGGCGGCGCGGCCGGCGGCGGCACGGCGGCCGCCAACGGCGGTACGCTCACGCTCAGTGTCGGGGTCGGCGGGTCGGGCGGTGCCGGCGGCGACGGTGGCAGCGTTACCGCATCGAACGGCGGTGCGATCGTCACGCGCGGCACCGATGCGGTGGGCCTGCTGGCCCAATCGGTCGGCGGTGGCGGCGGCAAGGCCGGCAAGGGCGGCGCCACCTCCGGTGGTGTCAGCCCGGTCACCAACGCCACCAAGCTGTTCGGGACGCTGTCCGCCGGCCTCAATCTCGGTGCCAGCGTCACCACGCCGATCAACGGCATTCTCAAGATCGGCAAGCTCGCGACCGAGGTCTACAGCGCGGCCGATGAACTTTATGCGCTTGCCCAGCAGATGGCGGGCGACCCCGGCAGCATCGGCGGCGCGACGTCGATCGACATCGGCCTGTCCATCGGCGGCAGCGGCGGCGCTGCGGGCCAGGGCGGCGATCTGACCGTCGGCAACACCGGGCAGATCAGCACCTTCGGCGCCCAATCGGACGGCGTGTTCGCCCAATCGATCGGCGGCGGCGGCGGCAAGGGCGGGGCGGCAAGTTCCACCGACACCTCGGTCGACGATGGCCGCGCGCAGGCGGCGATCGGCATCGGCGGCGGCGGCGGCGCCGGCGGCAACGGCGGCAGCGTCGGCGTCGTCAACGCCAGCGGCGCGCTGGTCCAGACCCAGGGCGTGCTCGGCTTCGGTGTCGTGGCACAGTCGGTGGGCGGCGGCGGCGGTTCGGCGGGCCTCGCCGGCACGGTCGCCGGCTCGCTCGTCAGCCTGTCGGTCGGGATCGGTGGCTCGGGCGGGTCCTATGGCGTCGGCGGCGGGGTGAAGGTCACCAACGCCGGTGCGATCGACACCGGCGGCAAGCACAGCATCGGCATCCTGGCGCAATCGATCGGCGGCGGCGGCGGCCTGGCCCGCACGATGACGACCGACGAAACCTTTGATCCCGCCGATATCATCAACAACCCGCAGGGCCGCCTCGGCGACGTCCATGGCCTGACCCTGTCGTTCAGCGGCAGCACGAACACGACCGGCGACGGCGGCACCGCCGAGGTCGATGTGGCGGGATCGGTTGCCACCGGCGGCCGCACCGCCCACGCCATCCTTGCGCAGTCGATCGGCGGCGGCGGCGGCGCGGCGATCGGGGGGCAGGTTCTCGGCGGCAAATCCAGCGGCGGGACCGGCAACGGCAACGGCAACACGGTGACGGTCGCTACCACGGCCGGTGCCGTGATTTCCACGGCCGGCGACGGCGCCTATGGCATCCTGGCCCAGTCGATCGGCGGTGGTGGCGGATTGGGCGGCAGCCTTGCCGACGTGTCGGCCGTGCAGCCGCTCGCCGGCGGCACCGCCGCGGTCAGCGCCGGCACCGGCAGCGGCGGGCAGGTCGCGATCGGCCTTGCCGGAACGCGCCTGACGACGACCGGTGCGCGCGCCCCGGCAATCTATGCGCAATCGCTGGGCGGCGGCGGCGGCCTGATCGCCCAGGCCGGCACATTGTTCAGCGGCGGCGCGGGCGGTTCCGGTGGGGGCAATGGCGTGTCGGTCACGCTGGTGAACAGCGTCATCGATGCCAGCGGAGTCCAATCGCCGGGCATCGTCATCCAGACCAATGGCAGCGGCGGCGCCGCGGTCTCGATCGACGCGCAAAGCGCGGTGACCGGCGGCGCGGTCGCCAGTGCCGGCCAGACGATGATGGCCGGTGCGATCCATATCCTGCAGGGCAGCGGCAACACCGTCACCAACGCCGGCACGATCACGGGCGCCGGCACCGTCAACCCCATCGCGCTATGGTCGGATGCGGCGGTGCAGATCGACAACAGTGGCACCATCACCGGCGCGATCGCCACCGCCGGCAACGGCAGCGTCCTGACCAATCGGGCGGGCGGCGTGCTCGATCCTGGCGCCACTCTGGCTCTCGGCACCGGCGGCCGCCTTGCCAACGCCGGCACGCTCCATGTCGGCGGGACCCGGACCATCGGCGCCACAACGGTGACGGGCGATCTTTCGAGCACCGGCACGATCGTGTTCGACGCCGACCTCGTGCGCGGTGTCGGCGACAAACTGGCGGTCACCGGCCATGCGACGATCACCGCCGAGATCGCGGTTGCTTCGCCGACCATGCGCAACGCGCGGCTGGCGCTGGTCAGCGCCGCCGGTGGGGTGACGCTTGCGCCGCAGCTGGCGGCAACGGCGTCCGCCAACCAGCTGTTCACCTACCGGTTCGAAAGCGACGGCACGACGCTCTACGCGACCCCACAGGCGCAATTGGCGGCCCAGGCCAGCGGGCTCGTCGGGCGGCAGCAATCGGTTGCAGGGCACCTTCAGTCTCTTTTCGAAAGCGGCGAAGCGTTCGACACCGGCTTCACGGCGCTATCGAAGCTGGCGAGCCGGCAGGACTATGCGAAAACCCTCGACAGCCTTTCGGGCAAGGCGCTGGGGGCGATGGCGGTCCAGCGCTACCAGTCGAGCCGGCGGTTCGTTTCCGACGTCATCGGCGCTTGCGATGCCCCCTGCAGCTGGGCGCGCATCCAGGCCGGGCAGACGAGGCAGGACGAAGCCGCCGACGCGATCGGCTATGACGCGCAGTTCCAGGTTTTCGAGATGGGCGGCCAGATCCCCATCGCCGAAGGGCTCGATCTCGGCGGCGCGCTGGCCTATGAGCACAGCCTGCTGCGCGACAGCGACGGCAGCGCGCGGATCGACGGCGACACCATGCTGGGCGCGATCGGACTTCACTATCGTTCGGGCGCGCTGCAGCTCGTCGGTTCGGTCGATGGCGGTTTCGGCTGGTACGCCAGCCGCCGGTCGATCACCGTCGGCCGCGACAGCCAGCCGGCCGATGCACGGCCGCGCCTGTGGAACCTCGGGATGGCGCTGGCTGCCAACTACCGCATGCCTTTGGGCGCAAACAGCTATCTGAAACCCTTTGCTGCCGTGCGCGGCGCCAATGTTCGCGCCAATGGCTTTGCCGAGGACAGCCTCTCACCCTTCGCGCTCCAGTTCGCCGCGCGGGGCAATTTCGCCGCGAGCGGCACCATCGGCGCATCGCTCGGCACAAGGATCGTCATCGGCGAGGACGCGCGCCTCGACCCGTTCGTCACCGCCGCTGTCGAGTTCGCCGGCGGTACCGGCTGGGAGACCCGCGCGAGGTTCGTGGGCGAGAGCGGCGCCAGCGATCCGTTCGCGGTCAAGGCCCGCGCGCCGGGAACAATCGGCCGCTTCGGCATCGGGGCCGAACTCACCAGCGGCCCCGACTTCGCGCTGTCCATCAGCTACACGCCCGAATTCGGCAGCCACTATACCACGCAACAGGGGGTCGCCCGGCTGAACTACCGGTTCTGACCCCGACAGCCTGTGACGACCGGAGCCGCGCTGCAAAGCCGTCATCGCAGCGCGGCTTGCGGCCGCTCGGCAAATCGCAATTTTTTCAGCCGTCAGCGCCGATCCCGGCTTGCCAGGGAAATGATATCTTGTCACATGACAGAAAGGATATCTGGTCGCGACGAAAACGGGGCGAAATGGGCATTTTGAGACACACGATTCTAAGCAGCGTCGCCGTGTTCGCGCTTCTCGGCGCGCCTGCCGCGGCCGAGCTTCTGGATGACGAGACCATTGTCGTCACCAGCAAGCGTCAGGCCTATCGCGGCGACTTCACCCTTCGCGAGACACCGCAGGCGATCATCGAAATCGGGCCGCAGCAGATCGACGACAACAACCTGACCCGGCTCGCCGATGCGCTGGACCTGTCGGCATCGGTGGCGCGGCAGAACAATCTCGGCGGCCTGTGGGATGCCTATGCCGTGCGCGGCTTTGCCGGCGATGAAAACCTGCCGTCCGGCTATCTCGTCAACGGCTTCAACGGCGGCCGCGGTTTCGGTGGCACGCGCGACGTGGCGGGCATCGAGCGCATCGAGGTGCTGAAGGGGCCCAACGCGGCGTTGTTCGGGCGCGGCGAACCGGGCGGCACCATCAACATCGTCACCAAGCGTGCGGATTTCGATACGCGCGGACGGGTCAACCTGCTCGCCGGCAGCTTCGACCGGCAGCGCGGGGACGCCGACGTCAATTTGGCGCTCGGTGACGTCGCCGCGGTCCGGCTGATCGGCTTTTACGAAGATGCCGGCAGCTTTCGCGAGACGGTTCGCAGCGAGCGCTTCGGCTTCTTGCCGTCGGTGCTCGTCAAGCTCGGCGGCCAGACGAGCCTGACCTATGACCTCGAACTGACCCGGCAAAAATCGGATTTCGACCGAGGCACCATCGCCATCGACGGTGTGCTGGGCCTGATCCCGCGCGAGCGCTTCCTGGGGGAGCCGGGGGACGGGCCGACCGAAGCCGATGCCACGGGACATCAGCTGCAATTGCATCATGATTTCAGCGACACGTGGAGCGTCATGGTCGGGACGCAATATCGCGAGACACGCCTCCAGGGCTTTTCGACCGACGCCGAGCTGGTGGCAGGCCGCCAGCGCCTGTTTCGCGATGGCCGCTCGCTGTCGCGCCAGCGCCGGTCGCGGCTGTACGAAGGCGAGCATTTCGTCGTCCGCGGCGAAGTCGCCGGGCGGTTCGCCACCGGCACCCTGACACATCGCGTGCTGATCGGGATGGACTATGACCGGTTCGACAATTCGCAACTGTTCCTGCGTTTCCGGCCGCCGGTGATCGGTGCCGCGACCACGCCGCAGGCCAGCAACGACATCGATGTCTTCAACCCGGTCTATGGCCGCTATCCGTTGCCGGTGCCGGCGCCGCAGACCGACCGGCTCGACCGGCAGCGGGCGTTCGGCGCCTATGTGCAGGACCAGATCAGCCTGACCGACACGCTGCAGATCCGCATCGGCGGGCGCTTCGACGACATCACGGTCGACACCCGCAACCGGGCCGCCAACAGCTTCGCTGCCCGCAGTTACAACCGCTTCAGCCCGCAGGCCGGCCTGGTGTTCGCGGCATCCGACGCGGTTTCGCTCTATGCCGCCTATGGCGAAGGCTTCCGCGCCAATCTGGGCGCGACGGCCGCCGGTGCGCTGTTCGATCCCGAAACATCGAAATCGGCTGAAATCGGCGCCAAGTTCGGGGTTCTCGACAACCGGTTGCAAGGCACGGTCTCGGTCTTCACCCTGTCGAAATCGAATGTGCTTGCGGCCGACCCCGCCAACCCGGGCTTTTCGCTGCCCGTCGGCAAGGCGCGCAGCCGCGGGGTGGAGCTTGATCTGAACGGCAAGCTGCCGGGCGCTATCGACCTGTGGTTTTCCTATGCCTATGTCGATGCCGAGGCGCGGGCCGACGTCACCGATCTGAACTTCGGCCTCGCCATCCGCGCCGGCGATCCGCTGCTCAATGTGCCGAAACACGCGCTCAACGTGCAGCTGTCGCGGGCCTTCGCGCTGGGCGACACGCGCCTGACGCTGGGCGGCGGTGTCCAGCATGTCGGCGCGCGCCTCGGCGAAACCGCGACCAGCTTCATGCTGCCTGCCTATACGCTGGCGCGGGTGTTCGCCGCCTGGCGCGTCCAGGAAAATGTCGAGATCTTTGCCGACGTCAGCAACCTGTTCAACGCCACCTATTACACCAACAGCTTTGCCCAGCTCTGGGTGCAACCGGGCACGCCGCGTGCGGCGTCGGTCGCTGCACGCCTGTCCTTCTAGAAAGCCCGGCGATGTCGAAACCCACCCTGTGCATTGCCGATCTCGTTGTCGAACGGGGTGACAAGCGCGTTGTCGACGGCCTGTCGCTGTCGCTCATGCCGGGCGAGATCTACGCCTTGTTGGGGGGCAACGGCGCCGGCAAATCGACGACGCTGTTCGCCATTCTGGGCTTCCTCAAGCGACAGGCCGGCAGCCTGATGGTCGCCGGCATCGACGCGTCCGCAGATCCCGACGCCGTGCGGACACAGGTTGCGTATCTTCCGGAAAATGTCGCGCTGTACGACCATCTGACGGCGCGCGAGAATGTCGACTATTTCCTGAAGATCGCCGGCCGCCCGCGCAGCCGCGCCGATGTCGAGGCCGGCTTCGAAGGAGTCGGCCTGGCGGCATCGGCATGGGACGAACGCACCACGCGATTTTCCAAAGGCATGCGGCAAAAGACGGCGATCGCGCTGGCGCTGCTGCGCGAGACTCCGTTGCTGCTGCTCGACGAGCCGACATCGGGGCTCGATCCCGCCGCCGCCAGCGATTTTCACCGGCTGCTCGAAGCCCTGGCGAAGCGCGATGTGGCGATCCTGATGGTCACCCATGACCTGCTGGGCGCGGCCGACACCGCGGACAGGATCGGCCTCATCCAGGCGGGCCGCATCGCGCGCGAATGGACGGCCGCGCCGACCGAACCGCGCTTCGATCTCAACGCCCTCCACAGCGGCTTTGCGAGCGCCCGATGACCCGGCCGTTCGCCATGGCCGGCGCCATCGCCGGCGCCGAACTGCGCCTCATGCTGCGGTCCCGCCTGGCGCTTGTCGGTGTCGCGACGCTGCTGCTGCTGTCCGGGATCGCCGCCGTCACCTCGGCGGTGCAGACCGCATCGGCATCGGCCACCCGGGCCGCGGCGCAGGCGGCGACCGACGCGCAATTCCAGACCCAGCCCGACCGCCACCCGCATCGCATGGTCCATTATGGCACCTATGCCCTGCGGCCGGTGGGCCCGCTGGCGGCGTTCGATTCCGGGGTCGATGCCTTCACCGGCACCGTGCTGTTCCTCGAAGGTCATCGGCAGAACAGCGCGACATTCGGCGCCGCGCGCGAATCGTCCGACCTCGTCCGTTTCGGCCAGTTGACGCCGGCGTTCGTCCTGCAGACGCTGGCGCCGCTGCTGCTGGTGTTCCTCGGCTTCGCCGCCGTGGCGCGCGAACGCGAACGCGGCAGCCTGCGGGCCTTGCGGTCCCATGGCGCCACCGCTGCCGGCATCCTTGCCGGCAAGGTGCTGGCGCTTGGCGCCGTTGCGCTGCTCGCGATGGCACCGGCGCTGGTCGCCCTGCTCTGGTCGGCACTGCGGCATCCGGGCGAGGGCGGCATCGCGGCCCTGATCGCCCTCGCCTATGCCGCCTATCTGCTGGTCTGGGTCATCGGCATCACCGCCGTTTCCGCCCTGGCGCGCACCGCGCAGGGCGCGCTCGTCGCGCTGATCGCGGCCTGGGCGATCATCACCGTCCTCGTGCCGCGCGCCGCAGCCGGCTGGGCCGGCGTTGCCGACCCGCTGCCGACCCGTGTCGATACGGAGTTCGCCATCGCCGCCGACCTCAGACGCCTGGGGGACAGCCACAACCCCGACGACAAGTATTTCGCCGCCTTCAAGGCGCGGATTCTGGACCGATACGGCGTCACCAGCACCGATGATTTGCCGGTCAACTATCGCGGCCTTGTCGCTGCCGAAGGCGAACGCCTGACGTCCGAATTGTTCGCCAATTACGCTGCGCGCGCCGATGCGATCCAGCGTGGCCAGTCGGCAAGGCTCCAGGCGCTCGGGGTCATCAGCCCGGCGCTCGCCGTCCGCCAGGCCTCGATGGTCGGCGCCGCGACCGACCTCGGCACGCATCTCGCTTTCATGAACCGCGCCGAAGCCTATCGCTACGACCTGATCCAGCGCCTCAACGCCCTGCAGGCCAACCAGGTGTCCAGTGCCGATGATGGCGCCCGCAGCCGCGATCCGCTCGCCGACCAGCGCACCCGCATTTCCGCCGATTTCTGGAAAACCATGCCGCAATTCCATCTCGCCGCCCCGGCACCCGCGACGCGCGCCACAGCAATGCTGCCGGCGCTCGGGCTTCTCGGCCTGTGGCTGGCCATCAGCGCCCTGCTGCTGGCGCTGGCGCGGCGCACGCTCGATCGGACCGCCGAATGACCGACTTGAAACGCGAAGCCTGGCTGCTCGGCCGCAGCCGTGCGGCATTGGCCGCCTTGCTGCTGCTGTTCCTGTGCGCCGCCGCCGGCGTCGGCCTGGGTCTTGCGACGGTGGCGCGCGACACCGCCGCCATCGACCGGATGCTGGCCGGCCAACGCACCGAGGACGCAGCGCTGGCCGGTTTTGTCCGCGATGCCGGCTACGGCGCCTATTATGGTTTCCAGCCGACATGGGATGCCCCCTCCGACCTGGCGTTTGCGGCATTGGGCAGCCGGGACATAGCGCCGGCGCTGCTCCGCGTCCGCGCCCTGGCGCTGGAAGGCCAGATTTACGAAAACGAGGCTGCAAACCCCGAACTGGCGCTTCCCGGGCGTTTCGACCTGGCCTTTGTCGTCGTCTATCTGGCGCCCTTGGTGCTGATCGCGCTGCTGCACGACCTGTGGTCGGGGGAACGCGAGGCCGGGCGCCTCCATGCACTGGAGGCAACGCCGTCGGCACGGCGTCGCATCTGGGCGCCGCGCGTGGCGGTGCGCGTCGGCGGCGTGCTGGTCGCGCTCCTGCTGCCGTTCGCCATCGGCGCAGCGGTGGCGGGCACCGACCCACAGCGCGCGCTGGCTTTCGCCGGCCTGATCGCGCTCGTCTGCCTGTTCTGGACGGCCGTGGCGTTGCTGGTCGCCCGGCGCGGCCGCACTTCGGCGGTCAACGCCGCATCGCTCGCGGCGATCTGGTTCGCGCTGACGCTCGTTGCGCCCGCTGCCGCCAACCTGGCCATCAACGCCGCCGTCGCCATGCCCGATGGTGCGGCGCTGGCGCGGGAAAACCGCGAGGATGTCCATGCCGGCTGGGACCGGCCGCGCGAAGCGACGATGCAGCAATTCCTGGCGCTTTACCCGCAACACGCCGCCGGCAGCGCGCTGCCGCCGACATTCCACTGGAAATGGTATTTCGCCTTTCAGCATTTGGGCGACCTGCACGTCGCCGAAACCTCGGATGCCTATCGTTCCGGCATAGCCCGCCGCGCCGAACTGGCGCGCACCACCGGCTGGCTGTTGCCGCCCGCCGGGCTGGCGCAGGCGATGGCGGCACTTGCCGGCACCGATGTCGCGGCGCAATTGGCCTATCAACAGCGCATCCGCGCCTATCACACCCGGTTGCGCGAGTTCTATTATGACTATCTTTTCAGCGAAAAGCCCTTTGGCGCGGCCGATCTGGCGCGCGTGCCGCACTTCGATCCGGCTGGCAGCATGTAGCGCGGCGCTGGCCGTCCCGGCCGTTGCCCAGCGCGTCACCGACAACGCCGCCACCAATGCCGAGGATGCCTTCGGCACCAGCATCGGCAACGAACGCGTCGGCCTGTACAGCGGGTCCGACGTGCGCGGCTTCTCGCCCGCCACCGCCAACAATATCCGGCTGGAGGGACTGTATATCGATCGTCCCGCCGCGTTCACCGACCGGCTGGTGCAAGGCAATGTCGTGCGCGTCGGGCTGACGGCGCAGAACTACCTGTTCCCGGCGCCGACGGGCATTGTCGATTACCGCATCCGCCCGGCCGGCAATGATTTCGTGCTCAGCACGATGCTTGGCCTCAACAGCTGGGGCGGCGGCCGCCTGGAGCTCGATGCGCAGCTTCCGGTCATCAAGGACCGGCTGAGCCTCGTCGCCGGCATCGCCGGGTTTGTCGACGAACTGGCACCGGGCAACCAGTCCTTCTACGGCTCCTATGCGCTTGCCGCGCGCTGGAAGCCCGCCCCCGGCGTCGAAGTCATCCCGTTCTGGAGCCGTGTCGACCTCTACAACCGCGAGGCCGCGCCGCTCTACACGCCGGCGGGCGCGTTCCTGCCGCCCGCGGTCCGGCGTCGGTTTTTCCCCGGCCCGGAATGGGCGGACCAGCGCAACACCGTTCAGCATTACGGCATCCTGACCAAGGCGCGGCTGACACCCGAATGGCAGGTTGCTGCCGGACTGTTCCGTTCGACTTCCGACAGTGCGACCAACTACGCCCAGAATTTCACGCAGATGCAGCCGGACGGCACGGCCATCCGCCGCATCACCGCCGATCCGCAGCAGACCCTGGGTGGCACCAGCGGCGAGGTGCGGATCAGCCGCACGTTCGCCGATGGTCCCCGCCGCCATACGCTGCACGCCGCCCTGCGCGGCCGCGATCGCGCCAGCCGCTATGGCGGCGGTGCCAGTGTCCTTTACGAACGCGGATCGGTCGAAGCTGTCCTGACCAGCCCGCGTCCGGAGTTCGTCTTCGGCCCGCAGACCAGCGAGCGCGTTCGCCAGGCGATCGCCGGCATCGCCTATGATGGCCGCTGGCAGGGGGTCGGCGGGCTTAGCCTCGGCCTGCAACGGACCTGGTATCGCAAGCGCGTCGACCGTCCGGGCACGCCCCTGGCCCGTACCGATGACGAAGCCTGGCTGCCCAACATCACCGCCTCCGCCGATCTGACCGATCGACTGGCCTTTTACAGCAGCTTCACCCGCGGGCTGGAGGAAACCGGCCTTGCCCCCGACAGCGCAGCCAACCGCACCGAAGCCCTGCCGGCCATCCTTACCTCGCAGGTCGATGCCGGCCTGCGCTGGAAGGCGCCGCGCGGCATCAATATCCTCGCCGGGTTGTTCGATGTGCGAAAGCCCTATTTCGCCGCCGACGAAGCCAATGTCTTTCGCGAACTCGGCAATGTCCGCCACCGCGGCATGGAGCTTTCGGCCGCCGGCCCGATTGCGCCTCGCCTCACCATCGTCGCCGGCGCCGTGCTGATGCAACCGCGGGTCTCCGGCCCGGCGGTCGCGCTTGGCCGGGTCGGCCCGCGTCCCATCGGCCAGCCGTCGCGGCTGCTGACGCTGGCCGCGCAATATGCGGTCGCCGGTATCGACGGCTTTGCCTTGACGCTGAACGCCACCCATCGCGGCCCGCGGGCGGCCGATACGCGCAACCTTGTCGAACTGCCCGCGCGCACCATCCTCGATGCGGGCGTCCGCTGGCGCTTCGACCTCGGCGCTAACCCGGCACTGTTGCGGGTCCAGCTGCTCAACCTGACCAATGCCTATGACTGGGCGCTCGTCGGCAGCGGCAGCTACCAGGTCAACGCGCCGCGCCAGCTGACGATGTTCCTGACGGTCGATTTTTGAGGCTTGCGCGCCGGTCCGGGCTTCGGCAACGCCCTTGGCCTTGCTTTCAGACGCGCCGGACCTGGCCTTGAAACCGTGGCCTCATGTGCGTCCATCCCCATTGCAGGTTGAAACGCTCCTGGGTGACGCTGACACACGCCTTGTGTCGACGGTGTCGGCGAATGGAACGGAAACGCGAGGTCCCACCACGCGCATATTCGTTGCGCAGCGATTCCCGGGCACGGTTTTCAGCCGCTAACGTTCAGACCGTCGCTTCGACTATTCGATTTCGCCCGCTGTCCTTTGCGAGGTACAGGGCCTTGTCGACGGTTTCGAATATCGCCTGGGGTTCCGCCGCGCCCTGGAAGGATGCGAAGCCGATGGAAACCGTCACGCATTGATGGGGCCGATTGCCCTCGTGCACGATGTTCAGCGCGCAGATGCTCTTGCGCAGTTTTTCGAACAGGATCCTGGCTTCGCTGCTGTTGCGCGTGCGCGTAGCCATCAGAAACTCCTCCCCCCCGATGCGAAAGGCGAGATCCCCGGTCTCCTGGCCGTGCGCCTGAAAAATCGTGCCGATCTCGTCCAGGACGTCGTCGCCGCAAGCATGGCCGTAAAGGTCATTGTACCGCTTGA is a window from the Polymorphobacter fuscus genome containing:
- a CDS encoding autotransporter outer membrane beta-barrel domain-containing protein → MHRRSFASGVRDIVLASLALAISSAAHAQCSSAGAPQPTSAQTVDYSNQTFDLNNAYYIQNVGEPGCAGASRGDDTNGDPGSPGQPAGAIDNSAANVTVSGPNSIFGAGAVVIATGGGGGNGGSAGSPVLRDLQGGNGGAGGASGAITVNLSGTIGPDGAGSLVLTGLQIGSFGGAGGLGGGVGTCCGGDKNGGDGGGGGAGALAQFTGTGQVQATGQGILVESAGGNGGTGASVSTSDALVTNYGGNGGNGGQGGPAMFSWQGGSIQAGGQGGIAGSYGGTGGNGGSARSGDQNNGGDGGIGGAAGAASIIMSGGTITIGETSYDPYNAALRAVSEGGAGGAGGSGGALVSVTAGNGGAGGAGGAASAAVVGTIAYTGQGTGPGHAIYVASSGGLGGAGGNASALEGGSGGGGLAGSGGSASLTLGSVDQSAAVSGFGKYTNTAVVQSIGGGGGNGGVGSFLVGGGAGAAGGDGGTINADIVDGSLVASGASAGGLIAQSIGGGGGIGGDSNGIAIGADLSVGGNGGLGGDGQGVTVQVGANAIIGSLDPLGDNGVLAQSIGGSGGAGGTATANGSGFITMTIGGDAGGGGQAGPVAIDNAGLITSYGDHAAGLQAQSVGGGGGKGGSAVSFGVGVVPTASIAIGGRGGSGGPADSATVSSSGQVTTYGSDAYAIVAQSIGGGGGSGGSATARAVAIAPSESFPAISVSLALGGSGGSGNTGAAATAGNSGIVTTAGEGAYALVAQSVGGGGGIGGDSTAASYSGGDSPGLTVSFSVAVGGSGGTGATGGTASANNGGLLLTYGADAYGVFAQSVGGGGGAGGSGDSSATASKAPASFAASLAVGGRGGSGGHGGIVDAVSGGGIATNGDGADGVFAQSVGGGGGAAGGGTAAANGGTLTLSVGVGGSGGAGGDGGSVTASNGGAIVTRGTDAVGLLAQSVGGGGGKAGKGGATSGGVSPVTNATKLFGTLSAGLNLGASVTTPINGILKIGKLATEVYSAADELYALAQQMAGDPGSIGGATSIDIGLSIGGSGGAAGQGGDLTVGNTGQISTFGAQSDGVFAQSIGGGGGKGGAASSTDTSVDDGRAQAAIGIGGGGGAGGNGGSVGVVNASGALVQTQGVLGFGVVAQSVGGGGGSAGLAGTVAGSLVSLSVGIGGSGGSYGVGGGVKVTNAGAIDTGGKHSIGILAQSIGGGGGLARTMTTDETFDPADIINNPQGRLGDVHGLTLSFSGSTNTTGDGGTAEVDVAGSVATGGRTAHAILAQSIGGGGGAAIGGQVLGGKSSGGTGNGNGNTVTVATTAGAVISTAGDGAYGILAQSIGGGGGLGGSLADVSAVQPLAGGTAAVSAGTGSGGQVAIGLAGTRLTTTGARAPAIYAQSLGGGGGLIAQAGTLFSGGAGGSGGGNGVSVTLVNSVIDASGVQSPGIVIQTNGSGGAAVSIDAQSAVTGGAVASAGQTMMAGAIHILQGSGNTVTNAGTITGAGTVNPIALWSDAAVQIDNSGTITGAIATAGNGSVLTNRAGGVLDPGATLALGTGGRLANAGTLHVGGTRTIGATTVTGDLSSTGTIVFDADLVRGVGDKLAVTGHATITAEIAVASPTMRNARLALVSAAGGVTLAPQLAATASANQLFTYRFESDGTTLYATPQAQLAAQASGLVGRQQSVAGHLQSLFESGEAFDTGFTALSKLASRQDYAKTLDSLSGKALGAMAVQRYQSSRRFVSDVIGACDAPCSWARIQAGQTRQDEAADAIGYDAQFQVFEMGGQIPIAEGLDLGGALAYEHSLLRDSDGSARIDGDTMLGAIGLHYRSGALQLVGSVDGGFGWYASRRSITVGRDSQPADARPRLWNLGMALAANYRMPLGANSYLKPFAAVRGANVRANGFAEDSLSPFALQFAARGNFAASGTIGASLGTRIVIGEDARLDPFVTAAVEFAGGTGWETRARFVGESGASDPFAVKARAPGTIGRFGIGAELTSGPDFALSISYTPEFGSHYTTQQGVARLNYRF
- a CDS encoding TonB-dependent siderophore receptor — protein: MGILRHTILSSVAVFALLGAPAAAELLDDETIVVTSKRQAYRGDFTLRETPQAIIEIGPQQIDDNNLTRLADALDLSASVARQNNLGGLWDAYAVRGFAGDENLPSGYLVNGFNGGRGFGGTRDVAGIERIEVLKGPNAALFGRGEPGGTINIVTKRADFDTRGRVNLLAGSFDRQRGDADVNLALGDVAAVRLIGFYEDAGSFRETVRSERFGFLPSVLVKLGGQTSLTYDLELTRQKSDFDRGTIAIDGVLGLIPRERFLGEPGDGPTEADATGHQLQLHHDFSDTWSVMVGTQYRETRLQGFSTDAELVAGRQRLFRDGRSLSRQRRSRLYEGEHFVVRGEVAGRFATGTLTHRVLIGMDYDRFDNSQLFLRFRPPVIGAATTPQASNDIDVFNPVYGRYPLPVPAPQTDRLDRQRAFGAYVQDQISLTDTLQIRIGGRFDDITVDTRNRAANSFAARSYNRFSPQAGLVFAASDAVSLYAAYGEGFRANLGATAAGALFDPETSKSAEIGAKFGVLDNRLQGTVSVFTLSKSNVLAADPANPGFSLPVGKARSRGVELDLNGKLPGAIDLWFSYAYVDAEARADVTDLNFGLAIRAGDPLLNVPKHALNVQLSRAFALGDTRLTLGGGVQHVGARLGETATSFMLPAYTLARVFAAWRVQENVEIFADVSNLFNATYYTNSFAQLWVQPGTPRAASVAARLSF
- a CDS encoding ABC transporter permease; this translates as MTRPFAMAGAIAGAELRLMLRSRLALVGVATLLLLSGIAAVTSAVQTASASATRAAAQAATDAQFQTQPDRHPHRMVHYGTYALRPVGPLAAFDSGVDAFTGTVLFLEGHRQNSATFGAARESSDLVRFGQLTPAFVLQTLAPLLLVFLGFAAVARERERGSLRALRSHGATAAGILAGKVLALGAVALLAMAPALVALLWSALRHPGEGGIAALIALAYAAYLLVWVIGITAVSALARTAQGALVALIAAWAIITVLVPRAAAGWAGVADPLPTRVDTEFAIAADLRRLGDSHNPDDKYFAAFKARILDRYGVTSTDDLPVNYRGLVAAEGERLTSELFANYAARADAIQRGQSARLQALGVISPALAVRQASMVGAATDLGTHLAFMNRAEAYRYDLIQRLNALQANQVSSADDGARSRDPLADQRTRISADFWKTMPQFHLAAPAPATRATAMLPALGLLGLWLAISALLLALARRTLDRTAE
- a CDS encoding ABC transporter ATP-binding protein; the encoded protein is MSKPTLCIADLVVERGDKRVVDGLSLSLMPGEIYALLGGNGAGKSTTLFAILGFLKRQAGSLMVAGIDASADPDAVRTQVAYLPENVALYDHLTARENVDYFLKIAGRPRSRADVEAGFEGVGLAASAWDERTTRFSKGMRQKTAIALALLRETPLLLLDEPTSGLDPAAASDFHRLLEALAKRDVAILMVTHDLLGAADTADRIGLIQAGRIAREWTAAPTEPRFDLNALHSGFASAR